One window of the Rhipicephalus sanguineus isolate Rsan-2018 chromosome 4, BIME_Rsan_1.4, whole genome shotgun sequence genome contains the following:
- the LOC119391396 gene encoding uncharacterized protein K02A2.6-like produces the protein MSAPEYFQRQMSYILEGQEGVVNMIDDILVFGRDRAEHDSRLQSVLARLRNAGLTLNKSKCQFGVTSVKFLGVAICGSGISPDPDKLAAVKSMEPPFDVGGVRRLLGMVKHVGRFLPHLSEVTAPIRGLLNKRSDCRALGLAQQVAFQKLKDMSSNICMANYHPPYPTIVSADSKQRYSQTEKEALAAAWAVKQFEEYVRGLHFTIETDHLPLTSLLCSMDVDALPPRIQRIRLKLMRYQYTVLYVPGKLLATADTLSRAPVTSASPAEGNQVELVQRAEPLLPTPSVEYPWHQVGVDLFHLEGQHFLLLVDYYSRYPEVITLRNTSSQAVISAIKSVMARFGIPEVLRSDNGPQFSSHEFSSFAQSYGFRHITSSAGYPQSNGAVERAVKTVKDLFRKSNDRFLALLAYRDTPGVTGYSPSQLLIGRRLRTRIPRDPAKLSPDLPRPDVVFQKDAAAKERQTRDFNRLHGARVLRDLSSGDLVWVTDAECRAQVLSRMPASPILHRGNSQRSYTTKPPASRALFPRSQCVIPSLPSELEPKPGAQTQPGRTITWPARHEYQRRP, from the exons ATGTCCGCCCCCGAATACTTTCAGCGCCAAATGAGTTACATTCTCGAGGGTCAAGAAGGCGTCGTAAACATGATCGACGACATTTTGGTTTTTGGCCGCGACCGTGCAGAACACGACAGCCGGCTCCAATCAGTGCTAGCTCGACTGAGAAACGCCGGGCTGACCCTGAACAAGTCGAAATGTCAATTCGGCGTCACAAGCGTCAAGTTCCTCGGCGTAGCTATCTGCGGCAGCGGTATTTCACCGGACCCAGACAAGCTTGCTGCTGTCAAGAGCATGGAACCTCCATTCGACGTCGGTGGCGTCCGCAGACTATTGGGCATGGTAAAGCACGTGGGACGGTTCTTACCCCATCTGTCAGAGGTGACGGCACCTATTCGAGGACTGCTCAACAAAAGAAGTGACTGCAGGGCGTTGGGACTGGCCCAGCAGGTCGCCTTCCAGAAGTTGAAAGACATGTCGTCCAACATCTGCATGGCTAACTACCACCCACCGTACCCGACCATCGTATCCGCAGATTCCA AGCAAAGGTACAGCCAAACGGAAAAGGAGGCCTTGGCAGCTGCATGGGCTGTCAAGCAGTTTGAAGAGTATGTCCGGGGCTTACACTTCACCATCGAAACCGATCACTTACCGCTCACGTCCTTGCTTTGTTCCATGGATGTCGATGCTTTACCACCAAGGATCCAAAGGATTCGACTGAAACTCATGAGGTACCAGTACACGGTATTGTACGTTCCAGGGAAGCTGCTGGCAACGGCTGATACCCTCTCAAGAGCCCCCGTCACATCAGCGTCTCCAGCAGAAGGAAACCAAGTGGAGTT GGTCCAGCGTGCCGAGCCTCTCCTGCCAACACCTTCAGTGGAGTACCCATGGCACCAAGTGGGTGTAGATTTGTTCCACTTGGAGGGACAACATTTTCTGCTGCTCGTGGACTACTATTCACGCTATCCAGAGGTTATCACGCTACGCAACACTTCTAGCCAAGCGGTGATATCGGCTATCAAGAGTGTCATGGCTCGATTCGGCATACCGGAAGTGCTTCGAAGTGATAATGGCCCCCAGTTCTCGTCACACGAGTTCTCAAGTTTTGCCCAGAGCTATGGGTTTAGACACATCACTAGCAGTGCTGGTTATCCTCAATCGAATGGTGCGGTGGAACGGGCTGTTAAGACTGTGAAGGATCTTTTCCGCAAGAGCAACGACCGGTTCCTGGCACTGCTGGCGTATCGTGACACGCCAGGGGTCACAGGGTACAGCCCGTCCCAACTTCTCATAGGGCGACGGTTACGGACACGCATTCCCAGGGACCCGGCCAAGCTGTCACCGGACCTACCACGACCAGACGTCGTCTTCCAAAAGGACGCCGCGGCTAAGGAAAGACAAACTCGAGACTTCAACCGTCTGCATGGGGCGAGAGTGCTCCGGGACCTCTCTTCAGGAGACTTAGTGTGGGTAACTGATGCGGAGTGCCGGGCCCAAGTTCTTAGCCGGATGCCAGCGTCCCCGATTCTACATCGTGGAAACTCCCAGCGGAGTTATACAACGAAACCGCCGGCATCTCGTGCCTTATTCCCCAGATCTCAGTGCGTCATCCCCAGTCTCCCTTCCGAGCTCGAGCCCAAACCAGGAGCTCAGACTCAGCCAGGAAGAACCATCACATGGCCAGCACGACACGAGTACCAGCGCAGACCCTGA